A window of Agrobacterium tumefaciens contains these coding sequences:
- a CDS encoding ABC transporter permease has product MRATHALNGVGLLLLLWQAGTWLLAPPRYILPSPADVAAAFWRQPRFLFGQAMVTSGEMALGLAAGVTAGIFVAFTIAATPRFGRLVWPMVLVLQALPVFVLAPILVLWFGFGMASKVVMTAIIIFFPVASAFTDGLNRTDRAILDAASLTQASHWQILTQLRVPLALPSLISGLRVAAPLAPLGAVIGEWVGASAGLGFVMIQSNARMQTDTMFAAMLILAVMAVLLRLIVDRATANLAPWAKETEHTIPFRYLRRLSAP; this is encoded by the coding sequence ATGCGTGCCACCCATGCGCTGAATGGTGTCGGTCTTCTGCTGCTTCTCTGGCAGGCGGGAACATGGCTGCTTGCGCCGCCGCGTTATATTCTGCCATCGCCCGCCGATGTCGCCGCCGCCTTTTGGCGCCAGCCCCGTTTCCTGTTCGGCCAGGCCATGGTGACATCAGGCGAAATGGCGCTCGGTCTCGCGGCAGGCGTTACCGCTGGTATTTTCGTTGCCTTTACTATTGCCGCTACCCCGCGCTTCGGCCGCCTCGTCTGGCCCATGGTTCTGGTGTTGCAGGCCCTCCCGGTCTTCGTGCTCGCCCCAATCCTCGTCCTCTGGTTTGGCTTCGGCATGGCTTCAAAAGTGGTTATGACGGCGATCATCATCTTCTTTCCCGTCGCTTCTGCTTTCACCGATGGCCTCAACCGCACGGACCGCGCCATCCTCGACGCCGCCTCGCTGACACAGGCAAGTCATTGGCAGATCCTCACACAGCTGCGCGTGCCACTGGCGCTGCCCTCGCTTATTTCCGGGCTGAGGGTCGCCGCACCACTCGCCCCGCTCGGCGCCGTCATCGGCGAATGGGTCGGCGCATCGGCCGGGCTTGGTTTCGTGATGATCCAGTCCAATGCCCGTATGCAGACAGATACCATGTTCGCCGCCATGCTCATTCTGGCCGTCATGGCCGTGCTGCTCAGGCTGATCGTCGACCGGGCGACAGCCAATCTGGCCCCCTGGGCCAAGGAAACAGAACACACCATTCCTTTCAGATATTTACGGAGACTGTCGGCACCATGA
- a CDS encoding ABC transporter substrate-binding protein: MKRTLLSLAIAAASVLAPMQSEAADKLTVLLEWFVNPDHAPMVIARERGLFTEAGLEVELVPPADPSAVPRLVSAKQADIGVHYQPNLYLDHEAGLPLVRFGTLVETPLNTVTVLADGPIKSLKDLKGKKVGFSVSGFEDAMLKRMLEKDGLTKDDVELVNVNFSLSPSLIAGKVDATLGGFRNFELTQMKLEGHEGRSFFPEENGVPAYDELIFVTHRELTTDSRLPRFLSAVEQAAIYITNHPQEAWQLFIKAYPNLDDALNKHAFFDTLPRFAKRPAALDRARYTRFGAFMQEMQLIKQAPAAEDIAVELQQP, encoded by the coding sequence ATGAAACGAACGCTTCTTTCCCTCGCCATCGCCGCGGCAAGCGTCCTTGCGCCCATGCAATCTGAGGCCGCCGACAAGCTGACTGTGTTGCTTGAATGGTTCGTGAATCCTGATCATGCCCCGATGGTGATAGCCAGGGAACGCGGCCTGTTCACCGAGGCCGGGCTGGAAGTGGAACTGGTGCCGCCAGCCGATCCCTCCGCAGTGCCGCGCCTTGTCTCGGCGAAACAGGCCGATATCGGCGTACATTACCAGCCAAACCTTTATCTCGACCACGAAGCCGGCCTGCCACTCGTGCGTTTCGGCACGCTGGTGGAAACACCGCTCAACACCGTTACGGTTCTCGCCGATGGGCCGATCAAGAGCCTGAAGGACCTGAAAGGCAAAAAGGTCGGTTTTTCCGTTTCCGGGTTCGAGGATGCGATGCTGAAGCGGATGCTGGAGAAAGACGGGTTGACGAAGGACGATGTCGAACTCGTCAATGTCAATTTCTCACTCTCGCCGTCGCTGATCGCCGGCAAGGTGGACGCCACGCTTGGCGGTTTCCGCAACTTCGAACTGACGCAGATGAAGCTTGAGGGCCATGAAGGACGATCTTTCTTTCCCGAAGAAAACGGGGTGCCTGCCTATGACGAGCTGATCTTCGTCACTCATCGCGAACTGACCACGGACAGCCGCCTGCCACGCTTTCTTTCCGCCGTGGAACAGGCCGCGATCTACATTACCAACCATCCGCAGGAAGCCTGGCAACTCTTCATCAAGGCCTATCCGAACCTTGATGACGCGCTGAACAAGCACGCCTTTTTCGACACGCTGCCGCGTTTTGCCAAGCGCCCGGCGGCACTCGACCGCGCCCGATACACCCGTTTCGGCGCTTTCATGCAGGAGATGCAGCTGATCAAGCAGGCCCCCGCAGCGGAGGATATTGCCGTGGAGTTGCAACAGCCATGA
- a CDS encoding hydroxyethylthiazole kinase yields the protein MSGDFPTAAKAAEILDRVRQTRPRVHCLMNTVVQKFTADGITVVGGIPSMTTSLEEIESFVARADALTVNLGTLDSERRKVIRIAIEIANASGKPWIVDPVHVDYSPSRLAFARELIALSPAVVRGNHAEMTLIGDVPNVVRIETGPVDHLGDATRSVRIVNGHPWMAKVTGTGCLSGGVIAAFMAVEKDALAAAASALAVTGVCAELAAKQARGPGTFEPAFLDALSEISGDAIINHARIENAQG from the coding sequence ATGAGCGGCGATTTCCCGACAGCGGCTAAGGCCGCCGAAATTCTGGACCGCGTGCGGCAAACGCGCCCACGCGTCCATTGCCTGATGAATACCGTGGTGCAAAAATTCACCGCCGACGGCATCACCGTCGTCGGCGGCATTCCCTCCATGACGACCTCACTCGAGGAAATCGAAAGCTTCGTTGCCAGGGCGGATGCGTTGACCGTCAACCTCGGCACGCTGGACTCGGAGCGACGTAAGGTCATTCGCATCGCGATCGAAATCGCAAATGCATCTGGCAAGCCGTGGATCGTCGACCCCGTGCATGTCGACTATTCACCCTCGCGGCTGGCGTTCGCGCGCGAACTCATTGCGCTTTCCCCTGCCGTTGTACGCGGCAATCACGCCGAAATGACCCTGATCGGCGACGTCCCCAACGTCGTCAGGATCGAGACCGGTCCTGTGGATCATCTTGGCGATGCAACGCGCAGCGTGAGGATCGTCAACGGCCATCCCTGGATGGCAAAGGTCACCGGTACGGGTTGCCTCTCGGGCGGTGTCATCGCCGCCTTCATGGCGGTGGAGAAAGACGCGCTGGCGGCGGCGGCTTCTGCCCTTGCCGTGACAGGCGTCTGCGCCGAACTCGCCGCCAAACAGGCGCGCGGCCCGGGCACTTTCGAACCGGCTTTTCTGGATGCGCTTTCCGAGATTTCCGGTGACGCCATCATCAACCACGCGAGGATAGAGAATGCACAAGGTTGA
- the thiE gene encoding thiamine phosphate synthase: protein MHKVDYRLNALVDASLGDVAPLPELALAAALNGATILQYRDKHGSTRDMIDNARAIQAAIAGTGVPLVINDRVDVALASGADGVHLGADDMDAQAARRILGEKAIIGLTVKNRTDAERAASMPVDYACIGGVFETVSKVNPDKPVGVDGFSTLRAFLRESRPEMPVGAIAGIDLARVPAVIDAGADGVAVISAIFRAADIASAARDFRSTIDAALKARQP, encoded by the coding sequence ATGCACAAGGTTGATTACCGTCTGAACGCGCTGGTCGACGCAAGCCTCGGCGATGTTGCGCCTTTGCCGGAGCTTGCTCTGGCGGCAGCACTCAATGGGGCAACGATTTTGCAATATCGCGACAAGCATGGTTCGACCCGGGACATGATCGACAATGCCCGCGCCATTCAAGCGGCTATTGCCGGTACAGGTGTGCCTCTGGTCATCAACGATCGGGTGGATGTCGCGCTCGCCTCCGGCGCAGATGGGGTTCATCTCGGCGCAGACGATATGGATGCGCAGGCTGCACGACGCATCCTAGGGGAAAAGGCGATCATCGGCCTCACCGTCAAGAACCGCACCGACGCCGAACGGGCGGCTTCCATGCCCGTCGATTACGCGTGCATTGGTGGCGTGTTTGAAACTGTCTCCAAAGTCAATCCTGACAAGCCGGTGGGCGTCGATGGTTTTTCGACGCTGCGCGCGTTTTTGAGGGAGTCGCGGCCTGAAATGCCTGTCGGTGCGATCGCCGGCATCGATCTTGCGCGTGTACCGGCCGTCATTGACGCGGGGGCGGACGGTGTTGCAGTCATTTCCGCCATTTTCCGCGCAGCCGATATT